The genomic DNA TTCCCATTGATTTTTCATTAATTGTTGGGTTACGCTTCGTTAACCCAACCTACTTCTGGGTGGCACGTCCCAGAACTAAGTGACAGGCATGGTGAGGTATGAGATTACATCCAGCACAAATAAGGAGGTCCGTTTCCGAATTGTCTCAATTGAGTTCCGGAACTATCAGTTCCACATTTACCAGTTCCCGATCACGGCGAACAGTCATGCGGAGGGCATCTCCTTTGCGGAGTTCCTGGAGTTGGGCATAAAACTCCCGGCACGATTGAATGAGTTCATCATTGATCAGCACAATCAGATCATCCTGCTGCAATCCAATCGCTTCTGCAGTCGAGCCCGGCATCACAAAATCGATATAGGCAGGAGTGCGAGGAACGACATCGGGCACGAGACGAAACCCTAATCCTGACGTATCTACCGGTCTGATGACAGGCGGCAATTCAATGCTGTCATCTGTTATCACTTCACCACGCACGAGTTTCTCAATCGTTTCACGCACATCAGACAAGGGAATCGCGTAATTGATCCAAAGATTTGAGCGACTGTCTTTCAATTCCTTACCGATAATCCCCAGTAACTTCCCGTCCTGCGTCGTTAAAGCTCCTCCAGCTGCTCCCGGATTATTCATCACTGCATCGACAATAAAAACAACCCCTTTATAAGGAATATCAAACCGTCCACGACGGGCTGTCAGTGGAGTCAGCATGGCGATGACGCCGTGGATCACCGAAACCGGTTCATCACCCGCTGCGACATTAAACATATTGCTGAAACCGAGCACGGGAGTTCCTGGTCCACTGCGGCTGACTTCCGTGAGGTCAAAATACGGAGCATTAATCACTTCCACTTTCAACACCGCCAAACCGGCTTCACCTGCTCCTGAAATAAATTGAGCTGGTAAGCGGCGACCATTGTCGAGGACGGCAATAATCTGATCCGTATCGAGTAAATGATTCCAGACCGTCAGAATATGTCCATCCGGGGAAATCAAGAAGCCAGTCCCATAGTTGGCCAGATTTTTTAGGCCACCCGCCCCATACAATTTGACAGTCTTAGGCAAGACTTCCTGCAGGACTTCGCTTTGTGAAGCCACGGCTTGATTAGACTGTCCAATTGAAAATGCCAGGAGGACTGTCGCTGTAATGATGCAGGACGGTATTTGTCGGA from Rubinisphaera italica includes the following:
- a CDS encoding S1C family serine protease, which codes for MATPILTIQLRQIPSCIITATVLLAFSIGQSNQAVASQSEVLQEVLPKTVKLYGAGGLKNLANYGTGFLISPDGHILTVWNHLLDTDQIIAVLDNGRRLPAQFISGAGEAGLAVLKVEVINAPYFDLTEVSRSGPGTPVLGFSNMFNVAAGDEPVSVIHGVIAMLTPLTARRGRFDIPYKGVVFIVDAVMNNPGAAGGALTTQDGKLLGIIGKELKDSRSNLWINYAIPLSDVRETIEKLVRGEVITDDSIELPPVIRPVDTSGLGFRLVPDVVPRTPAYIDFVMPGSTAEAIGLQQDDLIVLINDELIQSCREFYAQLQELRKGDALRMTVRRDRELVNVELIVPELN